The following DNA comes from Gambusia affinis linkage group LG21, SWU_Gaff_1.0, whole genome shotgun sequence.
ATGTTCTTGTTTTGTGGAAATTGCATTTATGTCTCAACAGATTTAGCAACGAGTCTCAGGATGACTTAATGCAACAGAGTCACAATGTTTTCCCTCCCAGTGACACAAAAACAAGCCACAACATTCATATCTGAACACATATAGACATCAAAACCATAGCAATCCTGTTAGTCAGGATTATTCACACATTAATCATTATTGTAAAATATCATTTGTTGTCTCACAGTGGGAAAATTCAGTTGTAACAGCAAAGATGACGGaaacaaagctaaaaatatatgaacaaacTGCCATACGACTAACTCCCAACTCAACTTTTATGCTGATAAATTGACTAATAGATTATTTTTGGTTCTATCTTTATGATTCTGtgtaaattttaacatttttgtgtgaatttgtttATATCCACTTTATcttctcagtgctgccctctatAGAGCGAACGGTGCCACAGCAGGTGGATTCTCCTGTTTGTTTAATGCCACATAGAGCTTCACCTCCAACGGTACCGAGTTCAGGTATAGAAACACTATTATGAATGAAATCTGTATAATAACCTTCATATTGATAGAAATGTAGAAAAGGAAATTGTTTcgatatatataagtatatatatattttacacagaATGAATGTAGCATTGTTCGGTTTAGCAACATTAGCGAGCCAGTCGAAAAAAGAGCtcactagctagctagcaagtgtattagcagctagttagccgTAGCTACAACCGCCTCAAGTCGCAAATCGCAGTTTTCTGcacaaaactcaaacattttctactaCACTGAATATAAGAGATTAAATAGTCGTGTCACAGCAAAacttaagacctgtgattattGTATTTAAGACAAATTTAcgtttttaaataactttgagacatttttagaaccaaacgaggagaagcagcatttagtaTCTAAGcaacaaaaatctggaacaaacttccagaaaactgtaaaacagctgaaacactgacttcctttaaatctcaactaaaaacccacttgtattcgaaatgtaatcaattgcaaatttattgacggaatctgactatgttgtgtttttattgttgattctctgttgcattgtgtttttgtgtttgatttgatgtaaagcactttgaaatgtgctgtacaaatacaatttgattgattgattgattgatttttagagctgcaattattattttaataggCAGTTGTTCTGATGATTactcaattttaaaaacttgacaCATACTGAGATTttccatttcacttttttaaaatacattagaCAAAGATGCAAGTAAACAAATACtagttattttcttatttagaaaagtaaattttttatcaCCCAAAGTGCAACAGCATTACATTtctttagtgaatttgaaccaagtgaaTCTAAAACTATTAAACTTGATGGATTTTGgctaaaactgtaaaaatattttgtacagttttggcttaattagtgctctgaatatgttgttttttgagaaaattaccTTTTGtgagggaaaatgtttttgcaagttTAACTAGAACTCTTTAAATTTACTAGTTTTATCTAAATGACATAAtgtacataaaacaagctctcataatttgttaaaagttaCTAGTAAgtgagttttgtcttatttcaggtgcactaaaatatttgcacaagaaactagacaataaatagttggtaagattttgtgtttttgcagtgcaggctgggatttgaacctaCGAGCTACTGACGATATGAGATAGAaaccaaaatgaacaaatattttatataaaatcatatttattaatGCATAAAGTTCTTATTTTCCCAGATGTTTCCTTCAGAGTACAAAGTTAAAGCATTCAAGTTTCTTAAGTTCcaaatatttccacaaataaCTAAATGAGTAAACATTCAACATGTCCAAACTGCTTCATAAGTTACTCcaaatgtttataaatataCCAGGTAATAAATATTAACCTTCACTGTATGAGAACAGCAAATTTAAGTCtaccaaataaataatttaacgtatgaaagaaactaaaaatccTAAGTTAATTCAATATAACTAAGCTGTTTGCTCCGGTGTTGATGAAACATGTTCAGTTGTTTTCGCCGGAGGCAGAGGTCACGAAGGTCACCAAGCTCTCGTCCTCCTCGCTCCCAGAAAACGAATCGCCGGAAGAAACCCCGGAGCCAGAGCTgaaggaaggagaggaagaggaaggaggaagagtgGAGGGAGGCGGAGCGGAGGTGGTGGAGGTTATGATGGAGAGGAGGGAGACGGCTGGTGGAGAGGAAGTGGTCGCGTTCTTTGCCTTCGCTGCCCTGTTAGAGGAAACGTAGAAATACAGATTATAGACGAGTAAAACAGAAGGACAAGCGACATTAGGAGCGTTTGTTTTAGACGAACCTGATCTCTCTGATCTTTTCTCTGGCCCAGGGAGCCGTCATCGGACTGCAGTAAAGACCGCGTTCTGTCTGAAAGCTGCAGGGAAAACAGATCCACGTTTTATACAAATCCAACAATGACGGTTCTTaaaatctgaccaagtattTACGTCTAgatttagtgcaaatatcttaaatcacataaaataagacaaatttcatttacaagtaacttttgagtAAGAAATAAGAgcttatttatgtaaataaacccTTAATGTTGGTTTAAAAACACTAGCTCCACTTGTGATAAGAtgtttataagtgaaataactgCTAGTGGaacaattttaagaaatcaTTGACTTAGACTCTTATTTCttgctcaaaagttacttttaagttaatttaatcttatttcaagtattataatattttcactagaaagtagagaaaaaatatttaagattttatgtttttgcggCGTTGAATCTCCTTTAATTATTTAGCATATTCTGAATAAAGAGCATAAAATTCTCTCATTAAAGCTCTCATTTCATTGCAGCtctttagtttttagttttaaaatactCACATGATCGCCCGGATACACGGATAATTGGGTTTCTGGAACAGGTATCCCAGGATCGGCTCTGTGATCTcatttgtgttcagtttttcaCAGCAAGTGGCTAACTTCTCATCTGaagatgaagatttaaaaagtcatttccaattcaaggcaaaaaaagaaagtgcttCATTTTGAACCCGTCTCACCTGCGTTTCCAGAAGCGACCACCAAGACGACGGTGACCAGCGCCGCCTTCAACAGACCGTCAAACCGGATCATTTTCACTGACTGAGGGAAGAAGTGGAGAaagtgtttggttctggtcagCCGCCTCTGCTGTGAACTGACGGCTGGACGGACGCCGCCTCTACTTAACGGCCTGAAAGCAGAAGTGGCTCCCTGGTTAGTCATCTTCCGATTCCTTCGGCTCTGAACATGTGAAGGAAGGAGATGCTGACTTCAGGGGAATTCCACCAAACGACCCAAAAGTTTTACTGTTCGGAAACGCTTTCATCAGAAAGTTTCATTCGGAAAGTTGAGTCAAAAATAGGGAGCTCCTCTGTGAGGGGGTGTAAGGAGTCTCTGAGCCGGAGGCTGGGCAAAAGTCAAAACATCTTTAATGCACTTAATTATGGTTCCGTTCACACAAGCCCGGCTCGGCCCGCTTCAATCAACTCCAGTTCATTTATCTGAAACAGTtcggttcatttggggaggtgtgaatgggTAACATTGGATCTGCTCCTACAAACCTCGGCCTCAGTTCGGTTGAAgggaactctggtgcggttcgaaTGCATAGAGagatgcattctgggtaaacacaaccaaaacaaaggtgCTAACCTagcactagcaggagaaatgattattagtcttttaccaaaaacaaaagagaaatgctacaataacaaccgctaaaatctgatgcggCTACATTTTGTtcaggaagttgctctcagtgtcttctgAGGTTTACTGGATGACCTGGAGAAAatcaaatataatataataaatatcccatcaatgtcaaaaacaacagaatcaaATATTCAAAGTATTAAAATTTActtgcaaattttatttttccgctattctacaaaaaataaataaaaatactgtagcTACATTctgatgtttcttttctgttgcagataatttttactttttactcttttttttattgtaaaaacctTAATTTCACTCTGACAGTGAAACAATGAATGGAGGAAATCATTGAGGTTGAATGGAAAACGTCAGCAGAGCGACAGGAAGTGACTCGGCGTTCGGTCAGCAGAGCCGTTCATGTGATTCACCTTCAGTTTGTCCTGCAAGAGTTCAACCGTTCAATATTCTAACCGAGCTCTAAAAATCATCACAGATTCATTTTATTGAACTTCATCGAACAGGAATTTAATCCAAACTGttgattttgattaaattgAATCATTTCCTCTCTGAACAGTTCAGGAGAAAAACAGTATTTGATTCTTTCACAAAGTTGGGAGAAATTTCTCTGAAAACGTTTCAACTTCTCACCTTCCAGAAATTGGATAAAGTTCTACAGAACAGAgctcagaatttctttttttgtccaagGACTAAAATTTTCAAATCTTTAATACAACCTGATCATTTTTTATGATATATCATTAAATACTGAGataaaatgttgattatttaacataaaacatttgattctCAGCCACTAGAACTAAATTTGTTCTAATTTCTGATCTGTCTTATagagtaaatttatttttccttcatcagAGTccatatttttgcatgttttaaaatgtaaaacacacatttcttcacaatgcaaacatatttaccctcaaaattgcaatatttatttaaattcagcttATTTATATTACATcgattcacaacaaatgtctgaATGCAATTTACAAAACAGACACATTCAGTTCAGATAATATCAGAACCCAAACTGCTGCgtttggggaaaaaacagaaaaccggaaagaaaaacaaaagcagaagcagaagagAGAAGCTGTCGGCTTCCTTGgtaaatttttaaagtttctgtctggagcactttaaaaaagcttttttaatgcaaaagagCAGATTGAGGATTTAAAGACAGACGGTTTCAACGCAAAACTAAGAAGACAGAAAAGTTAAGACCAAACTCAACTCTAGCTTCAAGTTAATCTGGACTGGATTAAAATAACTCCAGCTTCCCGTCTGATTTTCTCATCGACTGTTTTTTATTCTCAGTTGCAAAACACGGGATGTTTCTCCAAACTATAAATGTAGAACGGACTTTTCATCTGGAGAACttccctttttaaaaagacaatatttCAGAAATCAGCACAGAAACCCCAGAAAAGCTGCTTGAATTAAACATTAATGCTGGTTTTAGAGATTTGGTTTCAATACGACACTTTCaatgaatttttgttttgaactgagTTGTTATTCTGctccagaaaacatttctgaacagaGAATATCCAGCTGCAGGAGGCCAACAACTCAGACAAACTGTGATTTAAATGAATCTTCTTCTCTCCATTGAGATCCTGCTGTAAGGAAATGTTGCTAAACTACTCAGTTGTGATCAGCACTaacaatatttcatattttgtagGACTTTCAGCTCTGAATGTGCAAGgaataataaaaagtgtttaGAAAACTAGATACAAGTAAATAATGTGAGAAATTCATTAAAACTtcaagaaagagaaaactgaaacacGAAACATTTTACTCCGTTTAGATCAGCTCAGTTCTtacaagcattttattttaacactttgaCCTGCAAACCAAGACTTCAAGGTTATTGCCGTACGCAGCTGGAAAATAGAAATAGCAAACTAGATTTACTGCTACCGTTTGAATGTGCGAACAGGAAACATGTGAAAGCTCAGGTTGCTAAAGAGCTGAAGGCCTGTAACCATAGCGATGGGAATCAGCTGAAAACCAGCTGAAGTGACATGACACCTCGCTCATTTCTGACACTCCAACATTCGTTTTGCAACACTTTGCATGAAACTAATTCCTTATCTGAATTCATCCTTCCTAGAATCTTAAAGAGAGattattttttcagatgttgTACGTGTCGCACACAGGCGAGACGTTTTCCTTTTCCTGTCGCAGAGTTCACTTCTGTCGCTTGTGGTTGGCCACACATGCAGAAAGCTGATGCAACAGAAATGACAAGCTTGATTAACTGAAGGACGGGTTCTGGGCTAAACCAGGGTCAATAATGTCACAAATTTTGAATCCAATAAACCCGAAGTTCTGCGAATCTGAAAGACTTTTGTCTCAGGTGAAgataaaagtttctgttttgttgctccGACCTTCATCTTGAGACCAAAGATCTtcaaatgcttgtttttttttgttttcagtcatgATCATAATTTGGTGACTTCAGGTTTGGTTTTGCATCTTTTAGCCGAGCTCGGCGTTTCATTGATGCAGCGTGGGAGCTGTAGATCAGAGGAACTGCTTGTGGTAACCACTCTTCTCTTTCAGTTTCAAAGTGAATactagaattaaaaaaagaataataaaaacgtTGATTCAGaacatttattaaagttataaaaaacaCTGGGTTAGTGGGAAATGACTGGAATGACTCATAATTCCAAAATACACTGAAAACTGGTGCTTCTGGAAatgatgtcatgtttttaagtgtttagaaatgaaactgtttaaaaatgaaaataaaaactcgTTGGAACGAGGAACTCGTCTGTCTGCTGTAACCTGAATTTGTGAGTGTAGGACCGGCTGAAGGGCCGACGTCGCATCAGCCCTGCATGCAGCCGCCGTCACGTTTAGGCCCAGGGGCTcagttacaataaaaatattccaaagagCACCAGGAGCTCTCTTCCTGAGGACGGCCTAGTCAAATCCCGCTATCATCAGTGTAGAGGCTGCAGAGCCTTTGCAGCAGGTGGTTGTGGTGCATCTGCACAcaggtgaagaaaaacatcaacgACAGGAAGATATTCTGCAGGAAATATGGATggaaaaatggataaaaagcTGCATTAGGGaaagcaaaagaataaaaaccctCAAGGGGTTTCGCAGCAGACCACACACattctggacacaaactgttcagaCTTTTACCTTCAGGTCTGCGCTACAGTCAGCCAGCTAATcgaataaaacctaaaaacatgtttgaacttTTCTAACCTCACATTAAAACACGTTTATAAACATAGaagaacacaaaatatttcagttttatttcctctgaagtttacatatttatgcTGGACTGTTGAGAcccatttttattctgtttgattCAGGCAgtttcagaaacttttattaTGAAAGTTTATATAGTATataagtattttgttttaacctTACATTTAAGTATCTATTTGttcttattgttgttttcttgcttcACTTTATTGAATTATTCGACACTTTGGTCAACATCTGTGGTTTTGATGTGATATATCAGTAAACTGACCTGCttaatgtttgaatttgtgcaacaagcaaataaaactgattcaGATTCTGAACTGCAGTGACATAAAatcgtttgttttggtttctcttttaaaataaatgaatgcagAACCAAATCCTGGGCTAAAAGGTGAATATAaaccattttcaaatttacaaaaaggataacatttgaaaaagagaaaaaaaaactgaatgcagGAAATGTGTTGAGCAACAAGCAACAGACAGCAGCGTTACACCGAACAATACCAAGAATACCCAGAGACATGAACAGAAACCGTAACCGAGACAAAACTCACAGAACTACAACCTTTCAAAGGTGAAAGCAGCAGCGCTGTGCGACTATTTGACCTCTAACTCAtccatctgaaatgtttcagatcatcaaactatttttaatgtCAGATAAAACTACAATAAAGTAATTCCCCAGTAAACATAACCGTTTGTGATGCCAATGGCTGCCACTGAAATAAACTATCTGTTTTACATCTTATTTATTAggtatgaaatatttcagtaaagCCATTTGCTTTGGAGATCATTAAGTCTATTTCATGTTGTCAAACAGCAgatctattatgcaaaattaactttttgcacattttgataATTCCGTTTGGGTCTCAATAAAACcatccagatgttttttggtgtctggaaaatgagccttTTCAAAAAGCTGCCAATGGTTGAGTTACACgtcaccgttacctagcaactaaAGCTAAGCTGCAGCGCATtaggtcagctggttttaccgctgtatgtgaggtacaatggctgctggaaaacataAGCAGTAACTGATGaatgatttttacaaaaactttaaaccaaaaaatgttCAATTCATCATTTTGCTTCTtcctcagattttcttttactgtaatatataaaatgacttagaaactgctttttgtacttgcatgttttattctggTTTAACATTAAATTTCTTTATTGAGCTAAACTTTATTCTTCTGAAAAGAGTTTCCCTCCAccaactgaattttattttttgctttaactgTAACTACAGAAAGTCTTctgatatttttgaaaagctgaCAATGGAAAATTGGTGTCATGTATTCATTTAACAGGAAAGACGACATTTCCTTGAAACCCCTCGATGACTTCCTTCCCACACTTCATGTGTTGTGACTTTAACTTAAATCTgctgagaaagaggaagaagctTCAGTGAGTTTTCACTTTGGACGCATCAAACGGTCATGTGCCAATTAATCAGCAACTGTTGGCGTCTTTTAGCTGGACTGACTCCATTATTCAGAGGAAGCGGCGCCGCCACACCCATCATGCCTCAGTTTGTaataaagagaaatttaaatgaGTCAGATCAGTTAATACATGTTCAgcagaaatgagaaataaagtCTGTAAGTTTAACTTGAGCATTTGCTCCTGGATGTGGTCAAGATTCCTGCTGAGGAAAGGGGTTGAATAAATTAGTACATTGTATTTCTGCTTAAatacattacagaaaaaaaatactgataaatGTAAGCATTAAAAAATCATGAGTTTGGACAAGAGCAAAGTAAAggatatcaaaataaatatcttaaaagtgacacaaatgcataaaatgctAAACATTAGTGGCATCTCTTACCCATGAACTGAAATCTAAAGATTATGACACAAGTTTCATAACAGCATCATATTTGCATTGtgttaaagtaagaaaatagaCGAGGGGAATGAAAAAGTAACTTCTACgtgtaaatgcataaaaagaacCGGTTGCACAATCACAGGCTGTGTGCCAGTCTTTGATACCGTGAGATTCACGCTGATGCTCAGATAGCAACACGTCTTTATCTACAGTCAAACTTCAGTTTTACCAACTATGCAGCTTTAGGTAGTTTATAAGGATCGCTAATGCCAGTGGCAATTTTACTAAcgcttaaaattaaaaattgataGTAAGAAAAGTATgaatatatgttaaaaaaaaaaaaaaaaaaaaaacgaagaaCGATTTATTCAACTAATCAAACTGTCACGTTTTAAATGACTTAAGTTAGCAAAGCTTGCAGAGAATCTATAATGTAACTAAaccaaatgtcattttaatagAATCATCTGTGAACTCA
Coding sequences within:
- the LOC122824465 gene encoding uncharacterized protein LOC122824465, with the protein product MTNQGATSAFRPLSRGGVRPAVSSQQRRLTRTKHFLHFFPQSVKMIRFDGLLKAALVTVVLVVASGNADEKLATCCEKLNTNEITEPILGYLFQKPNYPCIRAIIFQTERGLYCSPMTAPWAREKIREIRAAKAKNATTSSPPAVSLLSIITSTTSAPPPSTLPPSSSSPSFSSGSGVSSGDSFSGSEEDESLVTFVTSASGENN